The Desulfoscipio gibsoniae DSM 7213 genome contains a region encoding:
- a CDS encoding FAD-dependent oxidoreductase — MPKKVLIVGGVAGGAGTAARLRRLDETVEIIMFERGGYISFANCGLPYYISGVINERDKLLVQTEEAMEERFSIDIRLHSEVTAIHRDTREVEVVSSGQTYRESYDYLVLSPGASPIIPSIPGINREGIYTLRNMADVDQLKALVTEKKPRRAVIIGGGYIGIEMAENLKHLGTDVTIVEAAGQIMGPLDVEMARVVEKTLMDKGIEIILNDGVKSFDGQGNIEVALSSGRKVEADIVLLAVGVKPENRLARNAGLAIGERGGIKVDDCLRTSDPYIYALGDAIEVKDIVNGQPALIPLAGPANKQARIVADNIAGRKVEFKGSQGTSIIKVFDLTAAATGNNEKMLQLKGTPYAKSYTISPSHAAYYPGAIPMIVKIIFSPEGGTLFGAQIVGKDGVDKRIDVLATAVRMGLTVYDLEELELAYAPPYSSAKDPVNMAGFTAANILKGDVRVMHWEELDNLLEDSYILLDVRTDKERQQGYVEGSVHIPVDSLRKRLNELPRDKRIIIYCKIGLRGYIAYRILVQNGFDAVNLSGGYDIYQALLYQYGEAVNMNEQMTRQEK; from the coding sequence ATGCCCAAAAAAGTGCTGATAGTGGGCGGCGTGGCCGGGGGGGCCGGCACTGCCGCCAGGCTGCGTAGGCTGGATGAAACAGTCGAGATTATAATGTTTGAGCGGGGGGGCTATATATCCTTTGCCAACTGCGGCCTGCCCTATTACATTAGCGGCGTGATCAACGAAAGGGACAAGCTGCTGGTGCAGACCGAAGAGGCGATGGAAGAACGGTTTAGTATAGATATTCGTCTCCACAGCGAGGTGACTGCCATACACCGGGACACCCGGGAGGTGGAAGTGGTTTCCAGTGGCCAAACTTACCGGGAGAGCTACGACTACCTGGTCCTTTCACCAGGGGCGTCGCCAATTATTCCCTCCATACCCGGTATAAACCGGGAAGGGATCTATACTTTAAGAAACATGGCTGATGTCGACCAGCTCAAGGCGCTGGTAACGGAGAAAAAGCCCCGCCGGGCGGTGATAATCGGCGGGGGCTACATTGGCATAGAGATGGCCGAGAATTTAAAGCACCTGGGCACGGACGTTACCATAGTGGAAGCGGCGGGGCAGATTATGGGGCCCCTGGATGTGGAGATGGCCAGAGTGGTGGAAAAAACCCTGATGGATAAAGGTATAGAGATTATTTTAAATGATGGGGTCAAGAGCTTTGACGGACAAGGGAATATTGAGGTGGCTTTAAGCAGCGGTAGAAAAGTAGAAGCAGATATAGTGCTTCTGGCCGTGGGGGTAAAGCCGGAAAACAGGCTGGCACGGAATGCGGGTCTTGCTATTGGCGAGCGGGGTGGAATTAAAGTTGATGATTGCCTGCGCACCTCGGACCCGTATATATACGCCCTGGGGGACGCCATTGAAGTAAAGGATATCGTCAATGGTCAGCCAGCCCTGATTCCCCTGGCCGGGCCCGCCAACAAGCAGGCCAGGATAGTGGCGGATAATATCGCCGGCCGAAAGGTTGAATTTAAAGGTTCCCAGGGCACATCCATCATCAAAGTGTTCGACCTAACGGCGGCGGCCACGGGGAACAATGAAAAAATGCTGCAATTAAAGGGGACCCCCTACGCCAAATCATATACCATATCGCCCTCACACGCGGCTTATTATCCCGGGGCTATACCGATGATTGTAAAAATAATTTTTTCCCCCGAGGGCGGCACTCTGTTTGGAGCCCAAATAGTGGGTAAGGACGGGGTGGACAAGCGCATTGACGTGCTGGCTACGGCGGTAAGGATGGGGCTTACTGTTTACGACCTAGAGGAGTTGGAACTGGCTTACGCCCCGCCGTATTCTTCCGCCAAAGACCCTGTGAACATGGCGGGTTTTACGGCGGCGAATATTTTAAAGGGCGATGTGCGGGTGATGCACTGGGAAGAGCTGGACAACTTGCTCGAGGACAGTTATATCCTGTTGGACGTACGGACGGATAAAGAACGTCAACAGGGGTATGTAGAAGGCTCGGTGCATATACCGGTGGACAGCCTACGTAAAAGATTAAATGAATTACCCCGGGACAAAAGGATAATTATTTATTGCAAGATCGGTTTAAGGGGCTATATCGCTTACCGCATACTGGTGCAAAACGGGTTTGACGCTGTGAATTTAAGCGGTGGCTACGATATTTACCAGGCGCTGCTTTATCAATACGGCGAGGCCGTTAATATGAATGAACAAATGACCAGGCAAGAGAAGTAG
- a CDS encoding GntR family transcriptional regulator, with product MFDLDLRSRHPIYEQLVERFKELIISEVLKTDEQLPSVRVLASQLTINPNTIQKAYREMERQGYIYSIPGKGNFVARVMREGNAEKLARLREELVKILSEAIYLGMKKEEIIKIISELYVMVKGGEKSDRS from the coding sequence ATGTTTGATCTGGATTTAAGAAGCAGGCACCCTATTTACGAACAACTGGTGGAAAGATTTAAAGAGCTGATTATCAGCGAAGTTTTAAAAACCGATGAACAATTGCCTTCAGTGCGGGTACTTGCAAGCCAACTAACTATAAATCCCAATACTATTCAAAAAGCCTACCGGGAGATGGAAAGACAGGGCTACATTTATTCAATACCCGGAAAGGGCAACTTTGTCGCCCGGGTAATGCGCGAAGGGAATGCCGAGAAATTAGCCAGGCTTAGGGAAGAACTTGTTAAGATTTTATCTGAAGCTATTTATTTAGGCATGAAAAAGGAAGAAATCATTAAAATCATCTCAGAGCTATATGTCATGGTCAAGGGGGGAGAGAAAAGTGATAGAAGCTAG